From Xiphophorus hellerii strain 12219 chromosome 20, Xiphophorus_hellerii-4.1, whole genome shotgun sequence, the proteins below share one genomic window:
- the bap1 gene encoding LOW QUALITY PROTEIN: ubiquitin carboxyl-terminal hydrolase BAP1 (The sequence of the model RefSeq protein was modified relative to this genomic sequence to represent the inferred CDS: deleted 1 base in 1 codon), translating to MNNKGWLELESDPGLFTLLVEDFGVKGVQVEEIYDLQSKCHSPVYGFIFLFKWIEERRSRRKVNTLVDETSVIDEEIVNDMFFAHQLIPNSCATHALLSVLLNCSGVELGTTLSRIKAFTKGFSPESKGYAIGNAPELARAHNSHCRPEPRHLPEKQNGISAVRTMEAFHFVSYVPIKDRLFELDGLKAYPIDHGPWGEDEEWTDKARRVIMERIGLATAGEPYHDIRFNLMAVVPDRRMKYESKLEILKRNRQIILEGLQKMIRLTQPEVVHDKKQQNASSPDENTIKKEADADSVDESGVQSKDGAGPSGSSKVMGKPAAPTGGGAQQVNPIVQRLPAFLDNHNYAKSPMQEEEDLAAGVGRSRTAGPPQPPFSDDEDEFDEDEEEAAGSASASSRFRRKASLRSRKGRVGTGMESQIALNVLAEKLKKEAQRKDGVNTPLSVRTEGRTGGICITSASQPSPTPSNESTDTASEIGSAFNSPLRSPARSQAATRPSSPVASHLSRVLFGEDEMLRLDSRHNRAVRELGPSVSASLLHLQDDGVIYALPPSGDSAEGTKLCTLEKVKLKVKEDEKDAIKEGDEGPSVAVKKEDENEDGAELKPGKEKLNVTESGADSKPPGDKYSPKELLALLKCVEADIANYEVFLKEEVEKRKKFKIDDQRRTHNYDEFICTFISMLAQEGMLASLVEQNISVRRRQGVSIGRLHKQRKPDRRKRSRPYKAKRQ from the exons atgaacaacaaaggCTGGCTGGAGTTGGAGAGTGATCCAG gacTGTTTACTTTGCTGGTGGAAGATTTTG GTGTCAAAGGCGTCCAAGTTGAGGAAATCTATGATCTACAAAGTAAATGTCACAG TCCTGTTTATGGCTTCATCTTCCTTTTTAAGTGGATTGAAGAGCGTCGGTCGAGGAGAAAAGTCAACACCTTGGTGGATGAGACCTCAGTTATAGATGAGGAAATTGTAAATGACATGTTCTTTGCTCATCAG CTGATACCAAACTCATGTGCCACTCATGCCTTGCTGAGTGTTCTCCTCAACTGCAGTGGAGTCGAACTCGGCACCACCCTCAGTCGCATAAAGGCTTTTACTAAAGGCTTCAGTCCTGAG AGCAAAGGCTACGCGATAGGAAATGCTCCAGAGCTCGCCAGGGCACACAACAGCCACTGC AGACCGGAACCCAGGCACCTTCCGGAGAAACAGAACGGGATCAGTGCGGTGCGGACGATGGAGGCCTTCCACTTTGTCAGCTATGTGCCAATCAAAGACCGCCTCTTTGAGCTTGATGGGCTCAAGGCTTACCCCATTGATCATG GGCCCTGGGGAGAGGATGAGGAATGGACCGACAAGGCTCGCCGTGTTATTATGGAGAGGATTGGCCTGGCCACTGCTGG TGAGCCGTACCATGATATCCGCTTCAACCTGATGGCAGTGGTGCCTGACCGCAGAATGAAGTATGAGTCCAAGCTGGAAATTCTAAAGAGGAACCGACAGATCATTCTGGAGGGTCTGCAGAAG ATGATCCGGCTCACTCAGCCTGAGGTTGTCCACGACAAGAAGCAGCAGAACGCTTCGTCTCCAGATGAAAACACCATCAAGAAAGAAGCAGATGCAG ATTCAGTGGAC GAGTCGGGGGTTCAGTCCAAGGATGGAGCTGGCCCCTCTGGAAGCTCAAAGGTCATGGGAAAACCCGCTGCCCCCACAGGAGGAGGAGCCCAGCAAGTCAACCCCATCGTTCAGCGCCTGCCTGCCTTCCTCGACAACCACAACTACGCCAAGTCCCCGATGCAG GAGGAGGAAGATCTAGCAGCTGGTGTCGGACGCTCTCGGACAGCTGGCCCTCCTCAGCCACCGTTCTCAGATGATGAAGACGAATTTGATGAAGACgaggaagaagcagcaggttCTGCCAGTGCTTCCAGCAG attcaGACGGAAGGCGAGCCTGCGGTCCAGAAAGGGACGGGTTGGAACTGGGATGGAGAGCCAGATTGCCCTCAATGTTTTGGCAGAGAAACTGAAGAAGGAAGCTCAAAGAAAAGATGGTGTAAACACCCCGCTGTCTGTGCGCACTGAAGGTCGCACCGGGGGGATCTGCATCACGTCCGCCTCGCAGCCTTCCCCCACACCCAGCAACGAAAGCACAGACACGGCCTCTGAAATTGGCAGCGCCTTCAACTCCCCACTGCGCTCGCCGGCTCGCTCTCAGGCGGCCACGCGTCCCTCGAGCCCAGTCGCTTCCCATCTGTCCCGTGTGCTGTTCGGAGAGGATGAAATGTTGAGGCTGGACTCCAGACATAACCGCGCCGTAAGAGAACTGGGACCTTCAGTCAGTGCATCGCTGTTGCACTTACAAGACGACGGAGTCATTTATGCTCTCCCTCCATCTG GAGATTCTGCTGAAGGCACGAAGCTCTGCACCCTTGAGAAGGTAAAACTCAAAGTGAAGGAAGATGAAAAAGATGCCATAAAAGAAGGAGATGAGGGACCATCTGTAGCGGTGAAGAAAGAAGACGAGAACGAAGATGGTGCGGAGTTGAAACCTGGCAAGGAAAAGCTCAATGTTACAGAGTCTGGAGCAGACAGCAAGCCACCAGGGGATAAGTACTCTCCAAAA GAGCTGCTTGCACTACTCAAGTGTGTAGAAGCTGACATTGCCAATTATGAGGTGTTTCTAAAGGAGGAAgtagaaaagagaaagaaattcaAA aTAGATGATCAGAGGAGGACTCACAATTACGACGAGTTTATCTGTACATTTATATCAATGTTGGCCCAAgaag